The Gammaproteobacteria bacterium genomic interval CGACTATGAATGCCTGTGCGGCAAGTACAAGCGGCTCAAGCATCGCGGCGTCGTATGCGAAAAGTGCGGTGTCGAAGTTACTCTGACCAAGGTGCGCCGCGAGCGCATGGGCCATATCGATCTGGCGTCCCCGGTCGCGCACATCTGGTTCCTGAAGTCTCTACCGTCGCGTATCGGCCTGCTGCTTGATATTACGTTGCGGGAAATTGAGCGGATCCTGTATTTCGAGGCATTCGTGGTGATCGATCCGGGCATGACCCCGCTGGAG includes:
- a CDS encoding DNA-directed RNA polymerase subunit beta' (DNA-dependent RNA polymerase catalyzes the transcription of DNA into RNA using the four ribonucleoside triphosphates as substrates. Subunit beta' binds to sigma factor allowing it to bind to the -10 region of the promoter); the encoded protein is MRDLLNLLSQQGKVEDFDAIRIGLASPEMIRSWSFGEVKKPETINYRTFKPERDGLFCAKIFGPVRDYECLCGKYKRLKHRGVVCEKCGVEVTLTKVRRERMGHIDLASPVAHIWFLKSLPSRIGLLLDITLREIERILYFEAFVVIDPGMTPLE